The Fusobacterium pseudoperiodonticum DNA window ATGTTTCCAATGCGACAGGTTACTTAGTACAGGAAGCCTATTCCTTAGACTTCATTTCCGCTACAGCAGATTCCATTGGTAAGAATATGCAGACCTTAGCTGGTGTGAGTGCAAACGGATTTTCAACAGAGGGTTTCTATGTTGGATTCCTCTTACTCTTGATTTTGGTTCTTGGGGTTTATGTTGCCTATACGGGACTGATAAAGAGAGAAACCACAAAGGCAATTCATGCCATTATGAATTTTGTGCTGGTGTTTATCCTATCGGCTTCCTTTATTGCCTACGCTCCCGACTACATTAAAAAAATCAATGACTTTTCATCAGACATCAGTAATGCCAGTTTATCACTTGGCACGAAGATTGTCATGCCCCATTCCGATAGTCAAGGCAAGGACAGCGTGGACTTAATCAGAGATAGCCTGTTTTCCATACAGGTTCAGCAACCGTGGCTACTGCTTCAATACAACAGTTCAGACATTGAAAGTATCGGTATTGACCGTGTGGAAAGCCTGCTCTCCACCAGCCCAGATTCCAACAATGGCGAAGACAGAGAAAAAATTGTTGCGGAAGAAATTGAAGACAGAAGCAATACCAATCTAACCATTACAAAGACCATTAACCGTTTAGGTACAGTCTTCTTCCTATTTGTCTTCAATATTGGGATTTCCATATTTGTATTCCTATTAACAGGAATCATGATTTTCTCGCAGGTACTTTTTATCATCTATGCTATGTTTCTGCCTGTGAGCTTTATTTTAAGCATGATTCCATCATTTGATGGTATGTCAAAACGAGCCATAACAAAGCTCTTTAATACCATTTTGACACGAGCTGGAATCACATTGATTATTACGACAGCATTTAGTATTTCAACCATGCTCTATACCTTATCGGCTGGTTATCCGTTCTTTTTGATTGCTTTTCTACAGATTGTGACCTTTGCAGGAATCTACTTCAAGCTGGGCGATTTAATGAGTATGTTTTCTCTACAGAGTAACGATTCTCAAAGTGTGGGAAGTCGTGTGATGAGAAAACCTCGTATGCTTATGCACGCTCACATGCACCGTCTACAGCGGAAACTTGGACGTTCCATGACTACTCTAGGGGATGGGTCTGCCATTGTTACAGGTAAAAAAGGACAGTCGGGTTCGGGGAGTTCTGCAAGGACACAAGCAGATCACTCCCGACCAGACGGAAAGGAAAAATCAACACTTGGAAAACGTATCGGTCAAACCATCGGTACAGTAGCTGATACCAAAGACAGAATGGTAGACACTGCTAGTGGTTTGAAAGAACAGGTTAAAGTTTTGCCGACCAATGCAAGATATGCAGTATATCAAGGAAAATCCAAAGTAAAAGAGAATGTCCGTGATTTAACCAGTAGTATTTCTCAAACCAAAGCGGACAGAGCCAGTGGACGCAAGGAACAGCAGGAACAAAGGCGAAAAACCATTGCGAAGCGTCGCTCTGAAATGGAACAGGTCAAACAGAAAAAACAGCCTGCTTCTTCTGTTCATGAAAGACCGACTACAAGACAAGAACAATATCATGATGAACAGACCTCAAAACAGTCTAATATTCAGACTTCATATAAGGAATCTCAACAAGCCAAACAAGAGCGTCCAGCAGTTAAGTCCGATTTTTCAAGTCCAAAAGTGGAACGCCAAGGCAATACCGTTCAAGAAAAAACCGTTCAAAAGCCAGCAACTTCAACCAC harbors:
- a CDS encoding CD3337/EF1877 family mobilome membrane protein, with amino-acid sequence MKPSIVNRIKSNWTLKRLGKVAMTVAFTLVIAIFLLAMLGTVVQAAGLVDDTVNVANEYSRYPLENYQLDFYVDNSWGWLPWNWSDGIGKQVMYGLYAITNFIWTISLYVSNATGYLVQEAYSLDFISATADSIGKNMQTLAGVSANGFSTEGFYVGFLLLLILVLGVYVAYTGLIKRETTKAIHAIMNFVLVFILSASFIAYAPDYIKKINDFSSDISNASLSLGTKIVMPHSDSQGKDSVDLIRDSLFSIQVQQPWLLLQYNSSDIESIGIDRVESLLSTSPDSNNGEDREKIVAEEIEDRSNTNLTITKTINRLGTVFFLFVFNIGISIFVFLLTGIMIFSQVLFIIYAMFLPVSFILSMIPSFDGMSKRAITKLFNTILTRAGITLIITTAFSISTMLYTLSAGYPFFLIAFLQIVTFAGIYFKLGDLMSMFSLQSNDSQSVGSRVMRKPRMLMHAHMHRLQRKLGRSMTTLGDGSAIVTGKKGQSGSGSSARTQADHSRPDGKEKSTLGKRIGQTIGTVADTKDRMVDTASGLKEQVKVLPTNARYAVYQGKSKVKENVRDLTSSISQTKADRASGRKEQQEQRRKTIAKRRSEMEQVKQKKQPASSVHERPTTRQEQYHDEQTSKQSNIQTSYKESQQAKQERPAVKSDFSSPKVERQGNTVQEKTVQKPATSTTTADRTSQRPITKERPSTVQRVPLQNTRSRPPIKTATIKKVGKKP